Part of the bacterium genome, GCCCGGCATCATACTTAGGAACGATACATTGGATTTCTACTCCAACGTTGTCTGAGCTCGAGACTCTCGTTAACGGGACGCCATCATAGTCAATCATTGTAACGCGTTCAATGTAAGAGTGATCGGGCGGTGGCTCACTCCGAATCCACTCAAGCGTGGCTTTGTTATCCAGGCCAACGTAGCTGGAAATAACGTCTGCGGTTGGGCCAGTGTGACTCACCTGTCCTTGTTCAAGCAAAATGCACTTCTGACACAATCGCTCAACTGCCGCCATATCATGGCTAACAAAAAGAACCGTTCGCCCTTCCGATGAAATCCTTTGCATTGTCCCGATGCATTTTTTCTGAAAAGCAAGATCACCAACTGCTAAGACCTCATCCACCAATAAGATTTCCGCCTCAAGATGAGCGGCAACTGAAAATCCTAATCTGACCTTCATACCTGAAGAATAGTGTTTAAAAGGCGTATCAATAAATTTTTCAATCCCGGAAAATTGAACGATCTCATCAAATTTTCGGTCGACTTCCTTCTTAGCCATTCCGAGGATTGTCGCATTCAGATAGACATTCTCACGTCCTGTAAGCTCCAAATGAAACCCTGTACCCACTTCAAGGAGGCTTGCAACCCTGCCTTCCAGAATCGCCCTTCCTGATGTTGGTCTGGTAATCCGGGAGATGATTCTCAGTAAAGTGCTCTTTCCCGCGCCGTTTCTTCCTATGATTCCAACCACTTCGCCGTGTTTAACGTCGAAAGATACATTTCGCAACGCCCAAAGGACGTCATCAGAATCTCTGTCATGAAAGTGACTCAAACTACGAAGGGTTTTGAAATTAGAGATAGGAGATTTAATCCAGGACAGCACTGCTGAGCCGAACGTATCGTGTAGTTTTTCTTTCAACCCGATACGGTAAAGTTTGCTAATATTTTCAACCAGAATGGCACAATCGGACATGATAAATTCTTTCCTTGAAAACTTCATATTCTACCATTGACGGCGTTTGAAGTGATTACAAACTCCAAGGAAGAACAAGATTCTTAGTACGACAACAATAGCAGGAACAATATTGCTGATTCGGCTCGATGCCCGAATCCAAAAAACCGTATGGTATTATAAAGATTGATTTTAAGTAGAGTTGGCGTACCGGATATGACCAATTCTGTATGTAACTGAGAGAGCGGAGCTTTATTGAGTTATACATTTTGATATAGGTCGTGGATCCGCGTCTGAGTATCGGGGTTGTTGCGATACTTGAAGTGAGCACGACGAAGTTTCGACCACTTTTCTCGCAAACCAAAGCTTCGAACACCAGGTTTTGATCGACTTAAGACAGCCTGGTGCCCGCCGCAACTTTCCCGACGCTCCTGGTTTTCACCTAACACGACCGTACCTTTTCATCCAATGATTCCGAAAATTATTCACTATTGCTGGTTTGGAAATTCAAGTATCCCTCCCGATCAGGCTCGTTATATCGAGGGGTGGAAGGAGGTGATGCCTGATTTTGAGTTTAAGTTATGGGATGAAAGCAATAGTCCAATGGACATTCCCTACATGCGAACAGCAAAGTTACACCGGCACTGGGCAAACATGTCCAATTTTGCAAGACTGCACGCAATTTTTCTTCATGGAGGAATCTATCTCGACACGGATGTCGAAGTGCTGAAGAGATTTGACGATTTCCTGGACAAGAAATGCTTCCTTGGCTTTGAAAGCAAGTCTGAAGAAAAACGACTGGTCGTCAACAACGCTGTTTTCGGAGCACTACCCAAAGACCCCTTTGTTGGGGAATGCAAGGCTTACCTGCTTGCTAATTTCACTGGGGAAGAGCCGGCACACCTGTCCGCTCCAGGCCTGATCACAACCCTCTTGAAGAAGAAAGGATTGGCATTCTATGGTAACCAGGATCTGGATGGAGTTTCCCTCTTCAGGGCCGATTTCTTCTATCCGTACAAATGGAACGAAGAATTTTCTGAAGATTGCTTAACTGCCGATACATATGCAATTCACCGCTGGAATCAATCCTGGAGGGACTCCTTTTTATTGAAGCGAAAGAAAAAAGATATAAGAAAAGGCCGCTTTTCAAAACTGACGCCGCGAGCGGTTTCGATCTGGAGGGATTTCGGGATGGTGGGACTCCGGTTGTATCAAAAAAGGACAGTCCAGCTTGGTCCTTTCCGGGGGATGAAGTTCTTCACCACGCGAACGCGCCGTTCCAAACTATTTGCTAAACTGATCGGTTGTTACGAAGAAGCTTTGCACGAACTGATCTGGCATTTCTTGGATAACAATTATGAGAAGATCATAATCATCGGAAGCCGAGATGGTTACTACACAACCGGATTTGCGCGACTCATTCCAAATGCGAGAATTTTTGGATATGAACTGAATACGGTTGCTCTGGAATTTGCTCGCGCGAATGCAAACTCCAATCAGGTGGCCGACCGCGTATTTCTCCATCCTGAAAGGTATGATTCCCACATGTTGATGAATGAAGAACTCACAGGGAGATCTTTGTTGTTTTTCAATTCGGATAGCTCTGAGTTGGAGATCTTTACGGAGGATGCAGTCTCAGTCCTTGCAGATGCTGATCTGCTCATCCAGCTGAATGATTTCACAGATCCGGGAAAAAAACCCAAAATCATGAGATTGTTCAAGGATACGCATGAATTTCAATCGATTGTTCAAAAACGTCTGGCACCCGTTGTATCACACTTTCTGAACAGCCAGGCCGACACGCAGCGGGTGTTGAACTTGATTGACGAAGGGAAAGCCGAAAGAATCGAATGGCTGTTCCTAACAAGCAAGAAATTCACTTAGACGATTGAAAATGTTAAACCCTGTGAAAAGTTTAAAGCGTCGGCTGAGGCGCAAGATTGTGCGCAGTCATCTCGATTCCTTTATGTCAGATCATAGAACGAACGAGTGTGTGCTGGATTTGGGTTGTGGCGACTCACGCTATTCACGCTATTTTCCTAATCGGATAGGACTGGATCATTCTATGCAGGAAGGAGTGAATATTGTTGGAGACGCGCATCATCTCCCTTTTTCTTCTTCCTCATTCTCCATGATTCTAACAACCGAGATGCTGGAGCATGTTCACGACCCCCAACAAGTGATTGATGAGATCGAGAGAGTCCTGCGGCCGGGGGGTAAAGTTATTCTGACAACAAGGTTTGTCTTTCCGATTCATGAAGCACCTTTGGATTTTTATCGTTTTACAAAATATGGCCTGGCGCATCTCTTCCGGAAATGGGGAGAGATTGAAATTAGGCCTGAAACAAATCCGTTTGAAGGAATTGGTGTCCTTTTTCAAAGGATGGCGTATCAATCTGACTTCCGTGGCTCTAAGCTTATCTCTTATTCTTGTCTTCTTCTGGCGCGATTTGTTTCCATCCTGGACGTGCTGGTTACCAGACAATACGGGGATATCAAACGCAAATCCAGCGAAACGGAAATCATCACCAGTGGATATTATCTTGTAGCACACAAAGTATGAGTACTACACCGGAGACATCCAGCTTGCAGAATGGTATCAAAAAGGATAATCCCAGAGCGTCCGTAATTGTGGTAACTCGCAACCGTGCCGATTCATTGGAGAGGGCGTTGCGAGCCTTGCAAAAATTGGATTATCCCAACTATGAGATTCTGGTGGTGGATAATGACTCAAAAGATAATACTACGAGCGTTATAGAGCAGTATGGCGCGAAACGTGTTTTCAGTCCTTCCCGGTTTGGGATCGGTTACTGCCGGCGCAGAGGTGTGGAATCGGCGCAGGGAGAAATTATAGCGTTTTGTGACGACGATTGCGTTCCGGCTAGCGATTGGTTGAGCTGTTTTGTGGAACGCTTCAATCAGGAGCCGGATGTACATTTGTTAGGTGGGCAGGTGATTAACATTGGATTTCCTGATAAGGATGGTTATGGCGATGCCAAGCGCTATAAGGGAAGATCCAAGCTGAGCCGGAATGGAAGGCTCGTTTTTGTCGAAGATCCCAAAGATGCCGAATTCTTCGGAAATATGAACCTGGCCTTTCGAAAGAAGAGCGTTGTGAGTGTTGGAGGCTACGATCCTTTTTTCAACGTGATGGCAGAAATAGACTTGCAGGTACGCTTACGGAAGAATGGTTTTAAAATCTCATTTGAGCCCCGAGCAATATCGGAACATCATTACACCGGCGTTCATTTGAAGGGTAGGCATTTCTTCCATGGCCCACAGCTGGTTCGCTTGTATCTTTGTCTGAAACATTTTCGTCCCGAAAAAACCGGTGACTGGTTCAGATTTCTGGGATATGAAATCCGATTGCTTTCCCGCGATCTTCTCACTGTTTTAAGAAAGAGCGGTGGAGCCGTGTTAAAAGGCCAGTTCAGCAATCTACTTTCCGTTCCTGCGGAAGGATTAAGAGCAGTCAGCGCGCGACTCGCTATTCCCTGGCTTCTGTGGCGTGCAAGGTCGGCGAGGTGACATGGTATTGCCGATAATCTCCGTAGCAATTTGCACATTCAACAGGGCTGAACTATTAGCGACTGTATTGGAGACTGCATGCAATCAAAGCCTCCCTCAAGATGAGTACGAAATCCTTGTGATTGATAACAACTCCACAGACGCAACTGCAGAAGTTGTCAAAAGAACAATGCGCACCTATTCGAACGTGCGCTATTTTGTCGAAGTAAGTCAAGGACTATCTCATGCCCGCAATCGGGGATGGCAAGAAGCTCGCGGAGAATATGTAGCGTATACGGATGATGACTGCAAGCTTCCACGGGAATGGCTGGCCGTAGCGAAAGAGATCATCCGCAAACAAAATCCCGAAATGTTTGGCGGACCTTACTATGCATTTTATAATTCAGCGAAGCCACTATGGTTTAAGGACAGTTATGCCTCTTCTGAGCTGTCCACTGAATCAGTACTGTTAAATGGTCGTAAGTTCCTGCGAGGTCCAAATATGTTTTTTCGGCGTGATCTTCTGGCAAAATTCAATGGGTTTAACACAAGCCTTGGTATGACAGGAAAGACGGTCGCTTATGGGGAGGACGGAGAGCTGCAGCGGCGAATTCGAAACCGGATGCCGGAAGCAAAAACTTATTACACCCCGGAGTTGTTCGTATATCATCTGGTCCGTCCGGAAAAAATGACTTTATCCTGGGAAATTCGATCCGCAATTGGAAAGGGTCGTTCGCGCTATCTGGAAATGAAGGGCGCTCCTGGCGATGTTCTGCCGGTTGTGATACTCAAGGGTCTCAAAATATTGCTCCTTTGCTGTGCTCAAGCTGCCGGTGGTTTTCTCTTCCGTGATCGTTCCAGATACCCTTACTATCGCAGCTACCTTTATGAGCATATAGTATGGCGGCTCGCTGGTCTGGGAAGGTTGTACGAACAACTTCGAAGATCAGGCGATAAGCCAATGAAAACTCAAAGTTTTGAGGCGCTTTAAGTGCACCATCGCAAAGTTGCCTTCGTTATGGGAATCGGTCATTCTGGATCGACGCTACTGGATCTCATTTTAAGCAGCCATCCCCGTGCTTTCTCTCTTGGTGAATTTTGGTATTTTCCTGAGAAACTCAAAGACCCTTCTGGAATCTGCAGTTTGTGCGGAACGAAATGTCCATTCTGGTATAAACAGGCATCTTTAGAATTGATACAAAAATACTTTAGGTGGGGGGACGGAAAAAATAGAAAATTGTTCTCTTTATACACCTACCTTGGTAGTTTCCGTTGCAATATTTATAAGCATCTGTTTGATTGGACTGATGCGGATCTCCTGGTAGACTCCAGTAAAAAAATCCCGTGGATTCGCCGGCAATTGAGGCCTTTTTGGTATTGGCGGAACATGAAACCATTCTTGATCTATGTTTGCCGGGACGGCCGAGCCGTTGTGAATTCCTATCTCCGAAAATATCCTAGCGACAGCATGGCCGTTGCGGCCCGGAACTGGGCGAAAAAAGTTTTGATGATGGAACGTTATTTCGAATCCTTTCCAGAGGAAAGCAGGATAAAGATTTCCTATGAAAAGCTCGTAACAAATCCCGAAGATGTGATCAGACATCTCTGCCAATCGCTGAACCTTTCTTATCATCCAGAAATGTTGAAATACTGGAAACACGAACATCATCCGGTGAATGGGAATGCCGGAACTTATTCACTTGTGCTGAAGTATCAAAATAAAAAAGGCGAACAGCCGACGGAAAGGACCCAAAAATCCATAGGACTTGAACCTTCCTTTTATGAACGTCTAGGGTTCCAGATCCGACTCGATCTTCGCTGGCAACACGAGCTCAGCCGGGACCAGTTGGAGATCTTTGAGTCGATAGCGGGAAAAGTGAATCAAGCGTATATCTATGATATCTAGATCCCCTATGAATGAATCCAAACCGGACGAAAAGGTCACAAGAAAAGTAATTTTTGTTATGGGAAGCGGACATTCCGGTTCTACCCTATTAGATCTGACTCTGGGGAGTCACTCTCGCGGATTCTCATTAGGTGAGTTTTCCACTCTCTGCAAAATGGTCAAAAATGGCAAGCTCCAGACCGCAATTTGCAAGATCTGTGGCGAAAATTGTGTGTTCTGGACGAACAGGGTTTCCATTTCGATATTGGAGTCTTACTTCGGCTGGGGTAATTCCGGAAGCTCGCAAATCGTTGATAAAGTTTACAGCCGCTTCGGAAGCATTCGTCGCAATATCTACAGGGATCTTTTTCAATGGACTGGCGCCAGCGTTCTAATAGATTCGAGCAAAAGCATATCCTGGATCCGGAGACAGTTGCTTCCCTTCTGGCATTGGAGGGATCAGGATCCGATTTTGATATATATCTGTCGTGATGGCCGAGCGGTAGTCAATTCGTACCTTCGGAAGTATCCTGAAAAAGATATACATGACGCAGTGAGAGGTTGGGTAACGCTCACTGAGAAGATGGAAGAATTCTTTCGTGATTTTCGGTCAGACATGCGGATTCGTGTTTCTTACGAGTCGCTCGCCACCGATTCCGAAAGGATTCTTTCCTCACTATGCGCCTTTCTTAGAATTGATTATGAGCCTGGGATGCTCGAATACTGGAAGCATGAGCATCATGTCCTTCAAAGTAATTCCAGGGCGAGAAGCCCCATTGTCAGGTATCAAAAACATATGGCACGGGACTCTATTGAAGGTTCATCGCATAGGAAGGATTCAGACCTGAATCAGTCGCTGGGGCTTGGAATAAAGCTGGACTTAAAATGGAAAGATGAGTTGAGCGCGGAGAATTTAGAGATTTTCGAAAAGATAGCGGGAAGCGTCAACCGGCATTATGCGTATGAAGAAAAATAAAACAATATGTCAGGTCAAAAAATAGCTGATTACCCTCCGAGTTCTGTGGAGGACACAGATCAGTCGAAATCTAAACCACCGGAGAAGGACCTTCCAAAAATAATCATTGAATCCAAGAAGGATTCCTGGTTAATAGACTGGAAGGAATTGTGGCTCTACAAAGATGTGTTTTATTTTCTCGTTTTACGAGATATCACCGTTGTCTATAAGCAAACAATTTTAGGATTTGCCTGGGCCATCATCCGGCCCCTTTTCAGCATGGTCCTTTTTTCTCTCGTGTTCGGACGCATGGTGAAAGTTCCAACGGATGGTATTCCTTACCCGATTTTTTCTTACGTGGCACTTCTTCCGTGGACCTACTTCTCCTCAGCCATGACTGCATCCACCATGAGCCTTCTCACTGATTCCAAATTATTCACGAAGGTGTACTTTCCGAGACTTATTATTCCGATGACCCCGGTCCTAGCAAAGCTGCTTGATTTCGCTATTGCCTCTATCATGCTCGGCGGAATGATGGCATGGTACGGAACTATGCCGAACATAAATATTTTGTTTTTGCCTTTTCTTCTTATTTTGATGGTCCTCACAGCTTCTGGAGTGGGTATGTGGCTGTCCGCATTATCCATTCAGTACCGTGATATCAAACATGCTGCTCCCTTTGTCACACAACTTTTGATGTATGCAGCTCCCGTTGTCTGGCCCGCTTCGCTGATACCGGATAAATATCGGCTCCTTTACGGGTTGTACCCCATAGCCGGTGTCATTGAAGGATTTCGATCTGCTCTGCTCGGCAGGACTTCCATGCCGTGGGATTTGATCGTAATCGGCACAATCAGCGCATCCCTGATTGCCTTCTCGGGTGCAATTTATTTCCGCCGTAAGGAGGACGTTTTTGCCGATGTTGCATAGGATCGCCTTCACTTGATAACGACCTCGACTGCAGCTTTGAAGTTCCGAACCGACTGCAGATAAATCAGAGATGAATATCTGGTACGTTAGTAATTCCAGGGTTCCCTCCCGCAACGCAAATAGTATCCATGTTATGAGGATGTGTCAGGCCTACGCTGATCTCGGTCACAAAGTGACCCTTTTGGTACCAGACTGGAAGGTGGGTATCGAACAGGGAGTTGCAGATCCTTATTCGTTTTATGGTGTTTATAGTAATTTTGCGATACGAAAGGTTCCAATTCCACGCTGGAAGCCACTTGATTTTCTTCATCGTACAGTTGTTATGCCTCTCGTCGCCGTAACCGGCAAGCCAAATTTAATTCATTCGCGCAGCTTATCTGCCGCATGGGGTTTGACGAAGTTATTCCGCGTAGCAACGATTCTGGAGTTACATCAGCCAATCACAAATCCAAAACGGAACGCCCTGTTCCGGCAGATAGTTACCAGCAAGAGAACCATGGCCCTAGTTATGGTCACTCATATGATGGCAAATCAATTGCGCGCGAGTCTGCCAAATCATCTAACAATCATTGTGGCGCCAGACGGTGTGGACGAAGGTTGGGTGAATCAGAAACTTTCAATCCCGGAAGCTCGCAATCGGATCAATCTCTCAGAATCAGAACGGCGTGTAGTCGTGTATGCAGGTCATCTTTATCCCGGAAGGGGAATCGATTTGATCTTTCAAATCGCCGCTAAACTTCCAGATCATCTCTTCATTATTGTAGGCGGCCGTGAGACGGAGCTTTCCCATTATCGGCGGAAGTTGGATAATTTAACAAATCTGAAGTTGCTTGGATTTAAGCCGCCTGCCGATGTATTCGCGTTTCTTCAGGCTGCCAATGTGCTTTTGATGCCATACGGGGACCGGGTAGAAGCATCTGGAGGAGGAGACATTGCGTCGTTTACGTCTCCTATGAAAATGTTTGAATACATGGCTGCGGGGCGACCAATTCTGGCATCAAATCTACCGATCCTCAAAGAAGTTCTCACAAATGGAAGCAATGCGTTACTGTTACCTTACAATCAGCCGGAACTTTGGATCGACGCTTTGAAGCGGCTTCAGAACGATTCCATATTGGAGCAAAGCCTTGGACAGACAGCAAGTGAAGTTGTAGCACAATACACGTGGACGAACCGGGCGAAGCATGTATTGTATCAATGCGGTTTTGCATAAACCCTCCATCAAATGAAGCTGGCCGCGTTCCTTATTAGTTTCAACCGTCCAGAGATCCTTCGCGAAACGATCCATCAAATACTGCAACAAACACGCCCTCCGGATCTATTACTGGTGGTTGACAACGGTAATTCGAGAGAGACAGAAAAGATTGTTCAGAATTACTCCAATAGAAATGTGATCTATCAGGCAATGGAGCAGAATGTCGGTCCGGCCGGAGCTTCTGCGTACGCGCTCACTCGTCTCGTGGCCCAGGGATATGAGTGGATTTACTGGGGCGATGAAGATGATCCTCCCGAATTCCCTGATATTTTTGAGCGTCTCATGACAATCGCTGAGAATGTAGAAGACGATGTTGCGGGTATCGGCGCCGTTGGTGCACGATTCAACTGGAAGATAGGAGAGTCTGAAAGACTGAAAGATGAACAGTTGGTAGGAATAGTGGAGGTGGATACTATTGGAGGTAACAGCCAGTTGATCCTACGGAACAGAGCTGTTCGAGAAGCGGGACTCCCGGATTCGCGACTTTTTTTTGGTTCGTATGAGCCGGAATATTGTTTGCGAGTTAGAAGAGCAGGCTTTCGATTTCTAGTAGACGGCCAACTCATGTGGAAACATAGAGAAAAAAAGGGACGTTTGAAATTGAAACGGACCCGTAGTTGGATTTCTAAATATCCGTCGGCCTTAATCTGGAGACGGTACTACAGAACCAGGAACTACATTTTCATGATGCGCAAAACTTTTTCGCGACCGGATCTGGCGCGGCGTGAAACCATGAAAGCGATTGCCAGAACACTTTTTTCCTGGTTTCGGGGAATTCCTTATGGCGCAGCTTTTAGCCGCCTGCAATTGCTCGCAGTGCTTGATGGATATCGAGGCCGCATGGGCCGTACGGTTATCGCGCGGCCAAAAGAATCCGATTCTCTGCGGGAAGAGCTTCCTGCATAAAATAATGAATCAAAAAATAGGAACCTTTCTTGATGCAATTCTATATCGTTCACCTGCTCAGCCGCTTTTTCTATGGCGAGCCAGTCGAAGATTTGTTGTACTTGCCTACCATGCCATTGACGATCCGAACCAGTTTGAACAGCACATTCATTACCTTGTTCAAACAATGCATCCGGTTAGCCTGGACGATGTTCTAAGAGCAATGGCCGGTGGGCGCGGATTACCGGAGAAAGCTGTTCTTTTGACCTTTGACGATGGGGACAGAACCCTGTTGGATTTATGCAGACCGATTCTAAAAAAAAGAGGAGTTCCTGGAGTAGGCTTTATTGTTTCCGGTTTGATTGACACTGAAACTGCTCCGTGGTGGGATCAAGTAAAAGAGCTAGTTCGCAAGGGAGGAAGCTTGACTGAGTTTCCATGCAAGAATCCCGAGGATCTGGTTCGATTGCTAAAAAGAGCTCCGGATGATCAGAGGTTGAAAGCAATCGAGGATCTTCAACGAACTTCGGGAAAGGAATGCAAACCGCTCCCACAACTGAACAGCCGTGAACTTCCACTTCTTGAATCCTCTGGCATCTCCATCGGAAATCATTCACATACGCATCCCTGCTTTCCGCGTTGTTCGACTGAGAAAATCTCACATGAGATGTATCGTTCGCATGAAATACTGACCGAAGCTCTTGGTCATGCACCGAAATCGTTCGCTTTTCCAAATGGTGATTCTGATGAAAGAGCTGTTCCGTTATTAAAAACGCTGGGATACGAAGCAGCATTTTTGTTTGATCATCGTATCAGTTCCTGGCCTCCCGAAGAACCACTTCAGATTTCGCGGGTACGGGTTAATTCCACTACTCGAATGGATCGATTTCGTATCATTTTGAGCGGTCTCCATCCTGCAATTCACCGGGCCAGAATTGCTGTCGGCATGTGATGGTGCCTCTGAAAATCCTTTTCGTGATCGACAGTCTTGGTCGCAGCGGGTCGGAAAGATCTCTAGCCGAGCTACTCCCCTATCTTGAACGAGCGAGTATTTCCTGCATTATCGTTTGTCTCCGCCAACGGGAAGAAGGAGTTCAAAAAGAGGTTGAGAAACTTGGATTCGATGTCCGAATCCTGAAGGGGAAAGGATGGTTGTCGCGATTGCGAGAACTTCGGAAGATCATCTTAGCAGAAAAACCTGATCTGATTCACACGACTTTATTTGCATCCAATATTCTGGGACGCCTGTCTGGAAGGGGCGTTCCAATTCTAAGTAGTCTTGTGAATACGCCGTATGAAGCCATCCGATTTAAGGATCCAAACATTAAGGCCAGGCGACTTCGAATAGTGAGATGGGTTGATTCGTGGACTGCGCGGTGCTGTACAACGCATTTTCACGCCGTTTCGAAAGCGGCGAAAGAGTCTGCAGTTACGACTCTCGGAATCCGGCCGGAAAGAATTACCGTAGTGGAGAGAGGACGCGATCCTGATCGACTCGGTTATCCGGGAAAGGAACGCTCGATGCTTGCTCGAACTGCTTTGGGTCTCGACGAAAATGACGAAATCATTGTTAACATTGGGCGACTCGAATACCAAAAAGGACAGAAATATCTGTTGGACGCGATCGCCCATTTACTTCCCAAACACCCGCGATTAGTACTTCTCATTGCTGGAAGGTCAGGAGTTCTTTCCAGTGAGCTTTCGCAACTGAGCGAAAAGCTTGGATTGAATGGCAGAGTTCGCTTCCTCGGTTATCGTTCCGATATACCTGAAATTCTTGCAGCGGCAGATGTCTTTGCCTTTCCTTCCTTGTACGAGGGGTTGCCCGGCGCCGTAATCGAAGCAATGGCTTTAGGACTTCCCGTAGTTGCATCCAGCATTCCCGCGGTTCTTGAAGTAGTGGAGCCCGGTGGCAATGCGCTGCTGGTACAGCCAGGATCGGCAATCGAATTTGCTCAGGCACTCGAGACACTTCTGGAGGATCGAAATAAATGCATCACATTCGGAAAACGCAGCAGAGAAATATTTGAAGAACGATTTACATTAGATCGATCCGCTTCCAGTATGATTCAGTTGTTTCGTCAGACTGCAGCTACCAGGAAATGACGCAAACGACAAGTTCACAGGCCCAGTTTTCGATCGTCCCGATGCGCGAAGTGAACAGCGAACAGATACTGAGTGCTCTGAACGAGGTTTTGGTACCTGCTCGCAATGAGGAATGGTTTAGATGGAAACATTTTGAAAATCCAATCGGCCCTTCACTGGGATGGGTTGCGCTGGATGATAGGGGCATCATTGGAGTCCGGTTAATGATGCGCTGGTGTTTC contains:
- a CDS encoding polysaccharide deacetylase family protein, whose amino-acid sequence is MNQKIGTFLDAILYRSPAQPLFLWRASRRFVVLAYHAIDDPNQFEQHIHYLVQTMHPVSLDDVLRAMAGGRGLPEKAVLLTFDDGDRTLLDLCRPILKKRGVPGVGFIVSGLIDTETAPWWDQVKELVRKGGSLTEFPCKNPEDLVRLLKRAPDDQRLKAIEDLQRTSGKECKPLPQLNSRELPLLESSGISIGNHSHTHPCFPRCSTEKISHEMYRSHEILTEALGHAPKSFAFPNGDSDERAVPLLKTLGYEAAFLFDHRISSWPPEEPLQISRVRVNSTTRMDRFRIILSGLHPAIHRARIAVGM
- a CDS encoding glycosyltransferase family 4 protein, translating into MVPLKILFVIDSLGRSGSERSLAELLPYLERASISCIIVCLRQREEGVQKEVEKLGFDVRILKGKGWLSRLRELRKIILAEKPDLIHTTLFASNILGRLSGRGVPILSSLVNTPYEAIRFKDPNIKARRLRIVRWVDSWTARCCTTHFHAVSKAAKESAVTTLGIRPERITVVERGRDPDRLGYPGKERSMLARTALGLDENDEIIVNIGRLEYQKGQKYLLDAIAHLLPKHPRLVLLIAGRSGVLSSELSQLSEKLGLNGRVRFLGYRSDIPEILAAADVFAFPSLYEGLPGAVIEAMALGLPVVASSIPAVLEVVEPGGNALLVQPGSAIEFAQALETLLEDRNKCITFGKRSREIFEERFTLDRSASSMIQLFRQTAATRK